The Persephonella atlantica genome includes a window with the following:
- a CDS encoding L,D-transpeptidase, which translates to MIRTILSAFLIFSFAYGYDIDTLLDEALKEVEIESSEKYYNLALKLFNEGLYRQAVKNGEIFLDKNNADIKKLDNIVLLLAVSYFLTEKKDKLFNLFLQYYSSNISEDTRKKLFIYTNNLLVRKGDWKRLKILRSKGKGLFKHSKHSINLSGIFSQFDPGVNIFRLHIGNIIGENSIFFARKNLTLIEIAKMLDMGYDELKIANPHIDPFDIQKGEAVFVPRKRILPEKDFEFGTVYINLSEKRLYYPLIIDGEPYVITFPVGIGRDNAKSPIGQFKITQKKENPEWVVPQSIREEDPTLPSVVPPGPDNPLGIRAMRLGYTEYLLHGTSKRFGIGMKVSHGCIRMYNKDVKRLFDIVKKGTKVVITEKNYKFYKDSRFYIEIFELKPEDKMEIISFLKEKNIKLSPYLLQFYNREKRGYAIPLL; encoded by the coding sequence ATGATTAGAACTATTTTATCAGCATTTTTGATATTTTCGTTTGCTTATGGATACGATATAGATACTCTTTTAGATGAGGCTCTGAAAGAAGTTGAGATAGAAAGTTCAGAAAAGTATTACAACCTTGCTTTAAAGCTGTTTAACGAAGGACTTTACAGACAGGCTGTAAAAAATGGAGAGATATTTTTAGATAAAAACAATGCAGACATTAAAAAGTTAGATAACATAGTTTTGCTTCTGGCTGTTTCTTACTTCCTGACAGAAAAAAAGGATAAACTTTTTAATCTGTTTCTTCAGTACTACAGTTCAAACATATCAGAGGATACAAGAAAAAAGCTGTTTATATATACAAACAATCTGCTTGTAAGAAAAGGAGATTGGAAGCGGCTGAAGATACTAAGAAGTAAGGGAAAAGGTTTATTTAAACATAGTAAGCATTCAATCAATCTATCTGGTATATTCTCCCAGTTTGATCCTGGAGTAAATATATTCAGACTTCATATAGGGAATATCATAGGTGAGAACAGTATATTTTTTGCCCGGAAAAATCTTACCCTTATAGAGATTGCAAAGATGCTGGATATGGGTTATGACGAGCTGAAGATTGCAAATCCCCATATAGACCCATTTGATATCCAGAAAGGAGAAGCTGTTTTTGTACCAAGAAAGAGAATACTTCCTGAGAAGGATTTTGAGTTTGGGACTGTTTATATAAATCTGTCAGAAAAGAGGCTTTACTATCCGTTAATTATTGATGGAGAGCCATACGTTATAACATTTCCTGTTGGGATAGGAAGAGACAATGCAAAGTCTCCCATAGGGCAGTTTAAAATCACTCAGAAAAAAGAAAATCCAGAATGGGTGGTTCCACAGTCTATAAGGGAAGAAGACCCCACTCTGCCTTCAGTTGTTCCTCCTGGACCAGATAATCCCCTTGGTATAAGGGCTATGAGGCTTGGTTATACAGAGTATCTCCTTCATGGTACAAGTAAGCGGTTTGGGATAGGTATGAAAGTGAGTCACGGGTGTATAAGGATGTACAACAAGGATGTAAAAAGGCTGTTTGACATTGTGAAAAAAGGAACGAAGGTGGTCATAACAGAAAAAAATTACAAGTTTTATAAAGACAGTAGATTTTACATAGAAATTTTTGAGCTAAAACCAGAAGACAAGATGGAAATTATAAGTTTCCTTAAAGAAAAAAATATAAAACTATCACCTTATCTTTTACAGTTCTACAACAGAGAAAAGAGGGGATATGCCATCCCCCTCCTTTAA
- a CDS encoding KdsC family phosphatase has protein sequence MPHLFFGERMEKLKILALKIKWFIMDVDGVLTDGGIIYDSDGRELKKFCVRDGMGITLLHNAGIKTAVLTSRNSPMVKKRAQELNITEVIQGASDKLRLYEKIKKKHNVLDEEVLYIGDDYVDLPVLRRVGFPVTVPGAPEELKEVCVYVTQKQGGDGAVREVAELLLKLSGKFEEAVRRYID, from the coding sequence GTGCCTCATCTTTTTTTCGGTGAAAGGATGGAAAAACTAAAAATATTAGCTTTAAAAATTAAATGGTTTATTATGGATGTTGATGGTGTTCTAACAGATGGAGGAATTATATACGACAGTGATGGGAGAGAGCTGAAAAAGTTTTGTGTCAGAGATGGGATGGGAATAACCCTTCTACACAATGCAGGAATAAAAACTGCTGTACTGACAAGCAGAAACTCACCTATGGTAAAAAAAAGGGCACAGGAGCTGAACATAACAGAGGTCATTCAGGGAGCATCAGACAAATTAAGACTGTATGAAAAGATAAAGAAAAAACACAACGTATTAGATGAAGAAGTGCTGTACATAGGTGATGATTATGTTGACCTGCCTGTTTTAAGGAGGGTAGGTTTTCCTGTTACTGTTCCTGGCGCTCCTGAGGAGCTGAAAGAGGTTTGTGTTTATGTTACACAAAAACAGGGAGGGGATGGTGCTGTTAGAGAGGTGGCGGAGCTTCTGCTTAAACTTTCTGGAAAGTTTGAAGAAGCAGTAAGGAGATATATAGACTAA
- a CDS encoding class I SAM-dependent methyltransferase → MEKDRERWNIKYSEEDFPWKEPSEIVVRFYNLAKKGRALDVACGTGRNAIFLAEKGFKVDAVDISDVALKRINHSKVNTIQADLDFYRIDENSYDLIININFLSRRLIPYIKEGLKEGGVVIFETFTLKEGRDYFKPENREYLLRPNELLRLFSEFYILFYQEKDKVKPDGKKAFVSSLVAVKKCFF, encoded by the coding sequence ATGGAAAAAGATAGGGAGAGATGGAACATAAAATATTCAGAAGAGGATTTCCCCTGGAAAGAACCATCAGAGATTGTAGTAAGATTTTATAATCTTGCTAAGAAAGGCAGGGCTTTAGATGTAGCCTGCGGAACAGGAAGAAATGCCATTTTTCTTGCAGAAAAAGGTTTCAAAGTTGATGCTGTGGACATATCAGATGTTGCCCTTAAAAGGATAAATCATTCTAAGGTTAATACTATTCAGGCAGACCTTGATTTCTACAGGATTGATGAAAACAGTTACGACCTGATTATAAATATTAATTTTCTCAGCAGGAGACTGATTCCCTATATAAAGGAAGGATTAAAAGAAGGAGGGGTTGTTATCTTTGAGACCTTTACACTGAAGGAAGGCAGAGATTATTTTAAGCCAGAAAACAGGGAGTACCTCCTCAGACCAAATGAGCTACTCAGACTTTTTTCAGAATTTTATATTCTTTTTTATCAGGAGAAAGACAAAGTAAAACCTGACGGTAAAAAGGCATTTGTTTCTTCCCTTGTTGCTGTGAAAAAATGCTTTTTTTGA
- the alaS gene encoding alanine--tRNA ligase, whose amino-acid sequence MKSLTGNEIRESFLSFFEKKGHTRVKSASIIPETDPTLLFVNAGMVPFKNVFLGVEKRPYKRATSCQKVFRVSGKHNDLDNVGYTPRHHTFFEMLGNFSFGDYFKEEAIQFAWEYLTEVLQIPEERLLVSVFEEDDEAYRIWNKVIGLPEEKIHRLGVEDNFWSMGETGPCGPCSEIYYDRGEKFGNPQLGSPEDNRYLEVWNLVFMQYNRDETGKLTSLPHPNIDTGMGLERIASVLQGVSSNYETDLFMPVIQFAEEVSGREYNPENPKSKETVAMRVIADHLRAITFLISDGVFPSNEGRGYVLRRILRRALRYGKELGIERTFLFEGVDVVVDMMKDAYPELIGNRGFIKGLVKAEEERFIKTLKRGMDILYEIIEKAKKEGRHHITGKEVFMLYDTYGFPVDLVEDIARDNNFGVDIGEYYKLLEEQRERARASWKSQAKEVKKIYIELKNTLPENTFVGYEKFEVEDSKILAVIKDEHPVNILREGETGEIILDTTPFYPEKGGQVGDTGFIEGDGFLFEVLDTQTPVEGIIVHKGKVIYGTAKRDSVVHCKIDIERRKSIMRHHTATHLLHAALRNLLGEHVKQAGSLVHPEYLRFDFTHFEALSDEEIKRIEELVNQEIMANHPVVCKQMSIDEALKQGAVAIFEEKYGDVVRVISAGISMELCGGTHVSRTGDIGYFKIISETAVASGTRRIEAVAGMKAVEHSIKEHFLIKEIGKTLTAKEDQILDRIESMKLKLKELEREIEKIKKKSVVERITQILNVKEKDGHKVAYGKVENLQPNELRDLADVARAKLGKSVVMLASIDREKGKVNLIVAVSKELTDRIKAGEIIKDVAQILGGKGGGRPDMAQGGGTKVEKLEEAFRRFTEIV is encoded by the coding sequence TTGAAATCTCTTACAGGAAACGAGATTAGGGAAAGCTTTTTAAGTTTTTTTGAAAAAAAGGGGCATACACGGGTAAAGTCTGCTTCAATAATACCTGAGACTGACCCTACACTCCTGTTTGTAAACGCGGGAATGGTTCCATTTAAAAATGTTTTTTTAGGTGTGGAAAAGAGACCTTACAAAAGGGCAACATCCTGCCAGAAGGTTTTCAGGGTTTCAGGAAAACACAACGACCTTGACAACGTAGGTTATACTCCCAGACACCACACATTTTTTGAGATGTTAGGAAATTTCTCTTTTGGTGATTATTTCAAGGAAGAAGCTATCCAGTTTGCGTGGGAGTATCTAACAGAAGTTTTACAGATTCCAGAGGAAAGACTTTTAGTGTCTGTTTTTGAAGAAGATGATGAAGCATACAGAATATGGAACAAGGTTATAGGACTGCCTGAGGAAAAAATACACAGATTAGGCGTCGAAGACAACTTCTGGTCAATGGGTGAAACAGGTCCATGTGGACCCTGTTCAGAGATTTATTACGACAGGGGAGAAAAGTTTGGAAATCCACAGCTTGGTTCTCCTGAAGACAACAGATACCTTGAAGTATGGAACCTTGTATTTATGCAGTACAACAGAGACGAAACAGGAAAACTGACGTCCCTTCCTCATCCAAACATAGACACAGGAATGGGACTTGAAAGAATTGCATCAGTTCTTCAGGGAGTATCTTCAAACTACGAAACAGACCTGTTTATGCCTGTTATCCAGTTTGCTGAAGAGGTCAGTGGAAGGGAATACAACCCTGAAAATCCAAAATCAAAAGAAACTGTTGCAATGCGTGTTATAGCCGACCACCTGAGGGCTATAACATTCCTCATATCTGACGGTGTTTTTCCATCAAATGAAGGTAGAGGATATGTACTGAGAAGAATCCTGAGGAGAGCCCTCAGATATGGAAAAGAGCTTGGAATAGAAAGAACATTCCTGTTTGAAGGCGTTGATGTAGTTGTTGATATGATGAAGGATGCATATCCTGAGCTGATAGGAAACAGAGGTTTTATAAAAGGTCTTGTAAAGGCAGAAGAAGAAAGGTTCATCAAGACATTAAAAAGAGGTATGGATATACTGTATGAGATTATTGAGAAGGCAAAAAAAGAAGGCAGACACCACATAACAGGAAAAGAGGTGTTTATGCTTTACGACACTTACGGATTTCCTGTTGACCTTGTGGAAGACATAGCCAGAGACAACAATTTTGGCGTTGACATTGGAGAATACTATAAACTATTGGAAGAGCAAAGGGAAAGAGCAAGGGCTTCCTGGAAATCACAGGCAAAAGAGGTTAAAAAGATTTATATTGAGCTGAAAAACACGCTACCGGAAAATACATTCGTTGGATACGAAAAGTTTGAAGTTGAAGACAGCAAAATCCTTGCAGTGATAAAAGATGAACATCCTGTAAACATTCTCAGGGAAGGGGAGACAGGAGAGATTATTCTTGACACAACACCTTTTTATCCAGAAAAAGGTGGACAGGTTGGAGATACAGGTTTTATAGAAGGTGACGGTTTTCTATTTGAAGTGTTAGACACGCAGACTCCAGTAGAGGGAATAATAGTACACAAAGGTAAAGTGATATACGGAACTGCAAAAAGGGATAGTGTTGTTCACTGCAAAATAGACATAGAAAGAAGAAAAAGTATAATGAGGCACCACACAGCAACACACCTTCTACACGCAGCACTGAGAAATCTGTTAGGGGAACACGTAAAGCAGGCTGGCTCCCTTGTACATCCAGAATATCTGAGATTTGATTTCACACATTTTGAAGCCTTGTCTGACGAGGAGATAAAAAGAATAGAGGAGCTTGTAAACCAGGAGATTATGGCAAATCACCCTGTTGTTTGTAAACAGATGAGTATAGACGAGGCGTTAAAGCAAGGAGCTGTTGCCATATTTGAAGAAAAATACGGTGATGTGGTCAGGGTAATATCAGCTGGTATATCTATGGAACTGTGTGGAGGAACACACGTCAGCAGAACAGGAGATATAGGATACTTTAAGATAATCTCTGAGACAGCGGTAGCATCTGGAACCCGCAGGATTGAAGCTGTAGCAGGAATGAAAGCTGTGGAACATTCCATAAAAGAGCATTTCCTTATAAAAGAGATAGGAAAAACTCTGACAGCAAAAGAAGACCAGATATTAGACAGAATAGAAAGTATGAAATTAAAACTAAAAGAGTTAGAAAGGGAGATAGAAAAAATAAAGAAAAAATCTGTGGTTGAGAGGATAACACAGATACTGAATGTCAAAGAAAAAGATGGACACAAAGTAGCCTACGGAAAGGTTGAGAATCTTCAACCTAACGAGCTGAGAGATTTAGCTGATGTTGCAAGGGCTAAACTTGGAAAATCTGTAGTTATGCTTGCCTCCATAGACAGGGAAAAAGGAAAGGTAAATCTGATTGTTGCTGTATCAAAAGAGCTGACAGACAGGATAAAAGCAGGAGAGATTATAAAAGATGTTGCACAGATTTTAGGGGGGAAAGGAGGAGGAAGACCAGACATGGCACAGGGGGGAGGAACCAAGGTGGAAAAATTGGAAGAAGCCTTCAGGAGATTTACTGAGATTGTATAA
- a CDS encoding radical SAM protein has product MKIDNFTYQVYIISAVKIESVIEDQLNKLLEVETDDRFTVESVYYRGDTLCVSTQIGCPVRCSFCASGRNGLIRNLSFEEIVFQYNLAEAEGMNIKNIAFAGIGEPLLNWENVEKSFWYFKEKGLKCSFYTTGFPVKHLRELLDLPHNGVNISFHAVSDEKRKQIIPYGEPLQKIVDTLKEHLGKLSNRKKKMYNIAYLLIKGFNDSEEELDKLSDMAKNLNIGVSLLKYNEIDGLPYSSTTDEEYERAFLFLREKGIRVTLSNRYRTRKIGGCGTLMVNRMKS; this is encoded by the coding sequence TTGAAAATTGATAATTTTACTTATCAGGTTTATATTATTTCTGCTGTGAAGATAGAATCTGTAATTGAAGACCAGCTTAATAAACTGTTAGAAGTTGAGACAGACGACAGGTTTACTGTAGAGTCTGTTTACTATAGAGGAGATACTCTGTGTGTGTCAACACAGATAGGCTGTCCTGTCAGGTGTTCCTTCTGTGCCTCAGGTAGAAACGGACTGATAAGGAATCTGTCTTTTGAAGAGATTGTGTTCCAGTATAATCTGGCTGAAGCAGAAGGTATGAACATAAAAAATATTGCTTTTGCAGGTATTGGAGAGCCTCTCCTTAACTGGGAAAATGTTGAAAAGTCTTTCTGGTACTTTAAAGAAAAAGGACTGAAATGCTCCTTCTATACGACAGGATTTCCTGTTAAACATCTCAGAGAGCTTTTAGATCTTCCCCATAATGGAGTTAACATATCATTTCACGCTGTTAGTGACGAGAAGAGAAAGCAGATAATACCCTATGGAGAACCTCTCCAAAAGATTGTAGATACCCTAAAAGAGCATCTTGGAAAGCTGTCAAACAGAAAGAAAAAGATGTATAACATTGCCTACCTGCTTATAAAAGGATTTAATGATTCAGAAGAAGAGTTAGATAAGTTGTCTGATATGGCAAAAAATCTGAACATAGGAGTTTCACTGCTGAAATACAACGAAATTGATGGTCTGCCTTACAGCTCCACCACTGATGAAGAGTATGAAAGGGCTTTTCTGTTTTTGAGAGAAAAGGGAATCAGGGTAACACTGTCAAACAGGTACAGAACGAGGAAGATTGGTGGATGTGGAACACTTATGGTTAATCGGATGAAATCTTGA
- a CDS encoding IclR family transcriptional regulator encodes MHRKRKKNEYIVHNVDLAFDILFFLAKNPNTTFENILESMDSSSYQIEKTLEVLISRGYINFNPKKKTYTLGIKNFEVGYSYLSHVDIRNIARPYLQYLGEKFQENVYLAVRSGFEVVYIDSYEVSRPVVVKSRVGRLLPLYASASGKVHLADMDEDELEEFFREEKLVPYTKNTITDKDKLLEHIKLVREQGYAVDDEEWEEEVRCLSVPVRDHTGRVTAAVTLSAPSWRIPSEKLTGDIKDEFIKKAEELSERLGYTEE; translated from the coding sequence ATGCACAGGAAAAGAAAAAAGAATGAATACATCGTCCATAATGTAGATCTTGCGTTTGATATCCTATTTTTTCTTGCAAAAAATCCAAATACAACATTTGAAAATATACTGGAAAGTATGGATTCCTCATCTTACCAGATTGAAAAAACTTTGGAAGTTCTTATCAGCAGAGGATATATAAACTTTAATCCAAAGAAAAAGACATATACCCTCGGTATAAAGAACTTTGAAGTTGGATACTCCTATCTATCCCATGTTGATATAAGGAATATAGCAAGACCTTACCTTCAGTACCTTGGGGAAAAGTTTCAGGAAAATGTGTATCTTGCAGTAAGAAGTGGATTTGAGGTTGTTTACATAGATTCTTATGAGGTGAGCAGACCAGTTGTGGTTAAATCAAGGGTTGGAAGACTCCTTCCCCTTTATGCTTCTGCTTCTGGCAAAGTTCATCTGGCAGATATGGATGAAGATGAATTGGAGGAGTTTTTCAGAGAGGAAAAACTTGTTCCTTATACAAAAAACACAATAACTGACAAAGACAAACTGCTGGAGCATATTAAACTGGTAAGAGAGCAGGGATATGCAGTAGATGACGAAGAATGGGAAGAAGAAGTGAGATGTCTGTCTGTACCTGTAAGAGACCACACTGGAAGAGTTACTGCTGCCGTTACACTGTCTGCTCCATCGTGGAGAATACCGTCAGAAAAGCTAACAGGTGATATAAAGGACGAATTTATAAAAAAAGCTGAAGAACTGTCAGAGCGCTTAGGTTACACTGAAGAATGA
- the dapE gene encoding succinyl-diaminopimelate desuccinylase — MKEKIVKYLTDLVNIPSVIGNEKDIADFVHNFSKQFYPEEQIIRHSNSLIVFDPPEIDKKTVALVGHLDTVPGENQFTGQIIDGRLYGLGASDMKGGLAVMMALMEQFSKKDKRFNLIFVFYEKEEGPYIENGLEPLLTEYDIIQKADLAFALEPTDNKVQVGCLGTLHASVIFEGKRAHSARPWQGENAIHKAADFLKRLADFGVREYVFEGMRYLEVMNATMVDFSGGRNIIPDRFVINVNYRFAPGKTIEQAKKDVLEIVSGEAKVEFTDLCPSGNVCLYNPILSEFIEKFSLPVEAKQAWTDVARLSLHGIDAVNFGPGLPSQAHQKNEYIPLDNLFKNYDIFQRFINM, encoded by the coding sequence ATGAAAGAGAAAATAGTTAAATACCTGACAGACCTTGTAAACATTCCATCAGTTATAGGAAACGAAAAAGATATCGCTGATTTTGTTCACAATTTTTCTAAACAGTTCTATCCTGAAGAGCAGATAATCAGGCACAGCAATTCTTTGATAGTATTTGACCCACCAGAGATAGATAAAAAAACTGTTGCACTGGTTGGACATTTAGATACTGTTCCTGGGGAGAACCAGTTTACAGGGCAGATTATTGACGGAAGGCTGTACGGTCTTGGTGCCTCTGACATGAAAGGTGGCCTTGCTGTTATGATGGCACTGATGGAACAGTTTTCAAAAAAGGATAAAAGATTTAACCTGATTTTTGTTTTTTATGAGAAGGAAGAGGGACCTTACATTGAAAATGGTTTAGAGCCACTGCTAACAGAGTACGATATAATCCAAAAGGCAGACCTTGCTTTTGCCCTTGAACCTACAGACAACAAAGTTCAGGTTGGCTGTCTAGGAACGCTCCACGCATCTGTTATCTTTGAGGGCAAAAGGGCTCACTCAGCACGGCCGTGGCAAGGTGAAAATGCTATTCACAAGGCAGCAGACTTTTTAAAAAGGCTGGCAGACTTTGGTGTTAGAGAGTATGTATTTGAAGGAATGAGATATTTAGAAGTGATGAATGCTACAATGGTTGATTTTTCTGGGGGAAGAAACATCATTCCAGACAGATTTGTGATAAATGTAAACTACCGTTTTGCACCGGGCAAAACCATTGAACAGGCAAAGAAAGATGTTTTAGAGATTGTCAGTGGTGAAGCAAAAGTTGAGTTTACAGATCTGTGTCCATCTGGGAATGTGTGTCTTTACAATCCTATTTTGTCAGAGTTTATAGAAAAGTTCAGTCTTCCAGTTGAAGCAAAGCAGGCATGGACTGATGTTGCAAGGCTTTCCCTTCATGGAATAGATGCAGTTAACTTTGGTCCAGGTTTACCTTCACAGGCACATCAGAAAAATGAGTACATACCCCTTGACAATCTGTTTAAAAATTATGATATTTTTCAGAGATTTATAAATATGTAA
- a CDS encoding sensor domain-containing diguanylate cyclase has product MKLNSVRRFIYAVVFIVSVSFLVLAVYQIYLHNSLLDRFLQNRYRENKNVMNLVKKLEKDILISVAISISQNNSLKDLIKKDDRNRAFFLVKKLWNEYSRELNISEIHIIKEDGTSFVNFVDFGAGFLEEKERYLTTGFRKDVEKSIRTEKPVSTLFVCRYFVGFRSVYPIKDGDRLIGIVSVGKNIESIIPDIKATLGKSSFAVIDINKVKRCLNPEALRDLEEKNPRYNSYILLGNTEHSKSLLRKIDFKKKYFIKRFEDRTYMFSIFPLRNFGDDIVGYIAFQDDISYLKYGFMKSIVNIFFTYAVLLAGIIASIIFFSGRFERKLSDVENITERLSKKDFSVLREYSVEGKEDDLDKLKKQILTMGRELHNYIIELNRRMMKLSEENYKDPLLGILNRRALIKVGNTEIEKAKIRGLPLSVMVIDLDNFKQINDRYGHDVGDKVLKDFVETVKKIISSRDLFFRLGGEEFLIILPGADISKTLEIGEQIREAIEGRDIETEEGKIHYTVSIGIAQMGEEDDIYSVISRADDNLYRAKREGRNRVIG; this is encoded by the coding sequence ATGAAATTAAATTCCGTTCGTAGATTTATATATGCCGTTGTTTTTATTGTCTCTGTATCTTTTTTAGTTCTTGCTGTCTATCAGATATATCTGCACAACTCTTTGTTGGACAGATTTCTCCAGAACAGATATAGAGAAAATAAAAATGTTATGAATCTTGTAAAGAAACTTGAAAAAGACATTCTGATCTCTGTCGCCATCTCTATATCACAGAATAACTCTCTGAAAGATTTGATAAAGAAAGATGATAGAAATAGAGCATTTTTTCTTGTAAAAAAGTTATGGAATGAATACAGTAGAGAGCTGAATATAAGTGAAATACACATAATAAAAGAAGATGGAACATCTTTTGTGAATTTTGTTGATTTTGGGGCTGGTTTCCTGGAGGAGAAGGAGAGGTATCTGACAACAGGTTTCAGGAAGGATGTTGAAAAATCAATAAGGACAGAAAAACCTGTTTCAACGCTATTTGTATGCAGGTATTTTGTAGGTTTCAGATCTGTATATCCCATAAAAGATGGTGACAGATTGATAGGCATAGTGTCTGTTGGTAAAAACATTGAAAGTATCATACCAGACATAAAGGCAACCTTGGGGAAAAGCAGTTTTGCAGTTATTGATATCAATAAAGTAAAAAGATGTCTGAATCCAGAGGCATTAAGAGATTTAGAAGAGAAAAATCCCAGATACAACAGTTATATACTGCTTGGTAATACTGAACACTCAAAAAGTTTGCTCCGTAAGATTGATTTTAAGAAAAAGTACTTTATTAAAAGATTTGAGGATAGAACATACATGTTTTCTATATTTCCGTTGAGAAATTTTGGTGACGATATTGTAGGATACATTGCTTTTCAGGATGATATCAGTTATCTGAAATACGGTTTTATGAAGAGTATCGTCAATATATTCTTCACTTATGCTGTACTTCTTGCAGGTATTATTGCCTCCATCATTTTTTTCAGTGGAAGGTTTGAGAGAAAGCTTTCTGACGTTGAAAACATAACAGAACGGTTGTCAAAAAAAGATTTCAGTGTGCTGAGAGAGTACTCAGTAGAAGGGAAAGAAGATGACCTTGATAAACTGAAAAAGCAGATTCTTACAATGGGAAGAGAGCTACATAACTATATAATAGAGCTGAATAGAAGGATGATGAAACTATCTGAGGAGAATTATAAGGATCCTCTACTGGGTATCCTGAACAGGAGAGCTCTTATAAAGGTAGGAAACACAGAGATTGAAAAGGCAAAGATTAGAGGTCTCCCTCTTTCTGTTATGGTTATAGATCTTGATAATTTTAAGCAGATAAACGATAGATATGGTCATGATGTGGGAGACAAAGTGCTGAAAGATTTTGTTGAGACAGTTAAAAAAATTATAAGTAGTAGAGATCTGTTTTTCAGGTTAGGAGGAGAGGAGTTTCTGATAATTCTTCCTGGTGCAGACATATCAAAAACGCTGGAAATAGGAGAACAGATAAGAGAGGCAATAGAAGGTAGAGATATAGAAACAGAAGAGGGCAAAATCCACTACACAGTAAGTATAGGTATTGCTCAGATGGGGGAAGAAGACGACATATACTCTGTTATTTCCAGGGCTGATGATAATCTTTATAGGGCAAAAAGGGAGGGAAGGAACAGAGTGATTGGATGA